From Clostridium cylindrosporum DSM 605, the proteins below share one genomic window:
- a CDS encoding M20 metallopeptidase family protein, producing the protein MIDKLLMEIKDKLIDIRRDLHKIPEIGWKEYKTTAYIKSILEEIGLEIEEHSPTGIVGILKGAEDGKCILLRADIDALNTSENNDIPYKSCHSGFMHACGHDAHIAYTLGCAMILKKLENQIKGCVKFVFQPNEEGSCNDSGAKIMIENSILDNPKVDYALSGHIWPYIPVGEIGIVDGCAMACPSQFSIEVIGRGGHGALLYQNIDPILILNQIYMSLQGVAAQNSPQEDPIIISVGQFHAGTRDNVIPDTAMMSGTIRTLSLDTTERIKKKIESIVSSITQGHGANYNFQISSGVPTINHREVVDILLNLNKDQSYKTYSLKHGAMTGDDFGHFSKKVKSCYVYIGTRNEEKGILNPLHSTEFNIDEDSIIVATKFFSHSILNMLS; encoded by the coding sequence ATGATTGATAAGTTACTAATGGAAATTAAAGATAAACTTATAGACATTAGACGTGATCTTCATAAAATACCTGAAATAGGCTGGAAGGAATATAAAACTACAGCATATATTAAATCTATTTTAGAAGAAATAGGTCTTGAAATAGAAGAACACTCTCCAACTGGAATAGTTGGAATATTAAAAGGAGCTGAAGATGGCAAATGCATACTACTTCGTGCAGATATTGATGCTTTAAACACCTCTGAAAACAACGATATTCCCTATAAGTCTTGTCATAGTGGCTTTATGCATGCCTGTGGACACGATGCACATATAGCCTACACTCTAGGATGTGCAATGATTCTTAAGAAACTTGAAAATCAAATAAAAGGCTGTGTTAAGTTTGTATTTCAACCTAATGAAGAGGGAAGCTGTAATGATAGTGGAGCTAAGATAATGATCGAAAACTCTATACTTGACAATCCTAAGGTAGACTATGCACTATCTGGTCATATATGGCCTTATATACCTGTAGGTGAAATAGGAATTGTAGATGGATGTGCTATGGCTTGTCCTTCTCAATTTAGTATTGAAGTTATAGGAAGAGGTGGCCATGGTGCCCTACTATATCAAAATATTGATCCTATTCTTATACTTAACCAAATATATATGTCACTTCAGGGAGTTGCAGCACAAAACAGTCCTCAAGAGGACCCAATAATAATATCTGTTGGTCAATTTCATGCAGGAACAAGGGATAACGTAATTCCAGACACCGCAATGATGTCAGGAACAATTAGAACCCTTAGCCTCGATACTACAGAAAGAATAAAGAAAAAAATCGAGTCAATAGTATCCTCAATAACTCAAGGTCATGGAGCAAACTATAACTTCCAAATATCATCAGGTGTACCTACGATAAACCACAGAGAAGTTGTAGATATATTACTAAACCTAAACAAAGATCAAAGCTATAAAACCTATTCATTAAAACATGGAGCAATGACTGGAGATGACTTTGGGCACTTTAGTAAAAAAGTTAAATCCTGCTATGTATATATAGGAACAAGAAATGAAGAAAAGGGAATCTTAAACCCTCTTCATAGTACAGAATTTAATATAGATGAGGATAGTATAATAGTAGCTACTAAATTTTTCTCACATTCTATATTAAATATGTTAAGTTAA
- a CDS encoding HEPN domain-containing protein, with product MSFKLSEFRGVDWIYLSKKHIDSAIILLDNGGDMGIICFHIQQAIEKNLKGYVLVETGELMDGHSLISLVNIAADRNPKFIKFKGDCPFLSSFYIEDKYPSEDPLWVKKSDVEFALNVYNDMNIIIKEELKDII from the coding sequence GTGTCGTTTAAGTTAAGTGAATTTAGAGGAGTTGATTGGATTTACCTATCAAAGAAGCATATAGATTCTGCTATTATATTGCTAGATAATGGAGGGGATATGGGCATAATATGCTTCCATATTCAACAAGCAATTGAAAAAAATTTAAAAGGGTATGTTTTAGTAGAGACAGGAGAACTTATGGATGGACATAGTCTTATTAGCCTTGTAAATATAGCAGCGGATAGAAATCCTAAATTTATAAAATTTAAAGGGGACTGCCCATTTCTAAGCTCCTTTTATATAGAAGATAAGTATCCAAGTGAGGACCCTTTATGGGTTAAAAAAAGCGATGTAGAGTTTGCATTAAATGTATATAATGATATGAATATTATAATTAAGGAAGAGCTGAAGGATATAATATAA
- a CDS encoding GGDEF domain-containing protein yields MKRTLAILLGLVMLFIFSINVVQADIKEISSSDSKYIEDISKDKIIVGTVSEWNYREVKGRSYGYDSPFIDYLREELNLNVKVISVPVEKSLDILYKGKVDFLLGTPINEEVNKNTRYVDYKHLGSFLCVARKDSKITPQNINKSIIGALNGPITKNIISKRFKNIKYYNGRKEVLDAIEKKEVDLGLLEYHRRQELIGRENLKIVYNIDSLAFKLGAATTNKKYFKLVDIVNKDFNKFPTYSRIYEHNNINYKENLKLRFQEFLTKEEKEYIKKTKEVTLNTSYDIYPIFFREGSKEKGIVHEIGEMLEDFTGIKVLYSDNLNEKTDMKIDTSPLDIEEENKEKIYSSPLIMVGKQDGNRYEYFHSLPNYKVASLSRYKLDKINYYMKSNVIEYKNQDELLDAFNNSQIDYMIVDDDTFEYMVTKESKDNIRKINRIDAYIDFYVNLENSDKVLRSIMKKVIHTYLVESMGNSSDAQKIQGKFQDNYISIIDKTKEKYDLGIKVAIILMLICFLLIFLVAIANKRNSKIKRKLEYVLKKDPRIDVITIRLDTGEVTSDTQFRLLEDMDISNFSRYLKVINITEEEYRSIYEKARSTGKFEIEYSAYVDGLKKYFREYAQIESDGEVTSIVLDISDDINKRKTLNKKLNLDKLTGLYNRNCYENKIEELIKMDSDVYGALAFIDVNNFKYYNDTFGHNEGDRILIEIANILKSLVDGSTVVFRISGDEFGFYKHGISSDEELEKLKCMLSDKLTIEKYIGLKTVTVCCSIGVSLYNFHSRSIGELFKFADKAMYVSKKRKGEGSIVTILPSKYKGEVSLDLNNNI; encoded by the coding sequence GTGAAAAGAACACTTGCTATACTTTTAGGGTTAGTAATGCTTTTTATATTTTCTATTAACGTAGTACAAGCAGATATTAAGGAGATATCTTCCTCTGATTCTAAGTATATAGAAGATATCTCTAAGGATAAGATAATAGTAGGAACAGTAAGTGAATGGAATTATCGTGAAGTAAAAGGAAGGTCCTATGGCTATGACTCACCATTTATAGATTATTTAAGAGAAGAGTTAAATCTTAATGTTAAGGTTATAAGTGTTCCTGTAGAGAAGTCACTTGATATTCTTTATAAAGGGAAAGTAGATTTTCTATTAGGTACTCCTATAAATGAAGAAGTGAACAAAAATACAAGATATGTGGATTATAAACATCTAGGAAGCTTTTTGTGCGTTGCGAGAAAAGATAGTAAGATTACACCTCAAAATATAAATAAAAGTATAATTGGCGCTTTAAATGGGCCTATTACGAAAAATATAATATCAAAAAGATTTAAAAATATTAAATATTATAACGGAAGAAAAGAAGTATTAGATGCTATTGAGAAAAAAGAAGTTGACCTAGGTCTTTTAGAGTACCATAGAAGACAGGAGTTAATTGGTAGAGAGAACTTGAAAATAGTTTATAATATAGATTCTTTGGCATTTAAGTTAGGAGCTGCTACAACTAATAAAAAGTATTTTAAGTTAGTTGATATAGTGAATAAGGATTTTAATAAATTCCCTACTTATTCTAGAATCTACGAACATAATAATATCAACTATAAGGAAAATCTTAAGTTAAGATTTCAAGAATTTTTAACTAAGGAAGAGAAAGAATATATTAAAAAAACAAAGGAAGTTACACTAAATACAAGTTATGATATCTATCCTATTTTCTTTAGAGAAGGAAGTAAGGAAAAGGGGATAGTTCATGAAATAGGAGAAATGCTTGAGGACTTTACAGGAATTAAGGTGCTATATAGTGATAATCTAAATGAAAAGACAGATATGAAAATAGATACATCCCCTTTAGATATAGAAGAGGAGAATAAGGAAAAGATTTATTCAAGTCCACTTATAATGGTAGGAAAACAAGATGGAAATAGGTATGAATACTTTCATAGTTTGCCTAATTATAAAGTTGCTTCATTATCAAGGTACAAGCTTGATAAGATAAATTACTATATGAAGTCTAATGTAATAGAATATAAGAATCAAGATGAACTTCTTGATGCTTTTAATAATTCACAAATAGACTATATGATTGTTGATGATGACACATTTGAGTATATGGTTACAAAGGAAAGTAAGGATAATATAAGAAAAATAAATAGAATAGATGCATATATTGATTTTTATGTAAACCTAGAAAATTCTGATAAAGTTTTAAGAAGCATAATGAAAAAGGTTATACATACATATTTAGTTGAGAGTATGGGGAATAGTTCAGATGCACAGAAAATTCAAGGAAAGTTTCAAGATAACTATATTTCTATAATTGATAAAACTAAGGAAAAGTATGATTTAGGGATAAAAGTAGCCATTATACTTATGCTTATTTGCTTTTTACTAATATTTTTGGTAGCAATAGCTAATAAGAGAAATAGTAAGATTAAAAGAAAACTTGAATATGTACTTAAAAAGGATCCTAGAATTGACGTTATAACAATTAGATTAGATACAGGTGAAGTTACATCTGATACACAGTTTAGACTTTTAGAAGATATGGATATTTCTAACTTTTCTAGGTATTTAAAAGTAATTAATATCACTGAGGAAGAGTATAGAAGCATTTATGAAAAGGCGCGAAGTACAGGAAAGTTTGAAATAGAGTATTCAGCCTACGTAGATGGATTAAAGAAATACTTTAGAGAATATGCTCAAATTGAGAGCGATGGCGAAGTAACATCTATTGTATTAGATATAAGTGATGACATAAATAAAAGAAAAACTCTTAATAAAAAGCTGAATCTAGACAAGTTAACAGGACTATATAATAGAAATTGTTACGAAAATAAAATAGAAGAACTAATTAAAATGGATAGTGATGTATATGGAGCCCTTGCATTTATAGATGTAAATAACTTCAAATACTATAATGATACATTTGGACATAATGAAGGTGATAGAATACTTATAGAAATAGCTAATATTTTAAAATCATTAGTTGATGGAAGTACAGTGGTTTTCAGAATATCCGGGGATGAGTTTGGATTCTATAAACATGGTATATCAAGTGATGAAGAATTAGAAAAACTTAAATGTATGCTATCAGACAAGTTAACAATTGAAAAATACATAGGCTTAAAAACTGTAACTGTGTGCTGTTCTATAGGAGTATCTCTTTACAATTTTCATAGTAGAAGTATAGGGGAGCTGTTTAAGTTTGCAGACAAGGCTATGTATGTATCAAAGAAGAGAAAGGGAGAAGGTTCTATAGTTACTATTTTACCAAGTAAGTATAAAGGTGAAGTAAGTTTGGATTTAAATAATAATATATAA
- a CDS encoding TerC/Alx family metal homeostasis membrane protein, whose amino-acid sequence METRKAIKWVVFWVSLSLVFNLGIYFFMGMDKALEYLGGYVIEETLSLDNLFLFLIIFENFNIPSNYQRRVLNFGIIGAIILRFIFVVFGVSVVSEFGWVLYIFGFILIISGVKMLRDKEEVNRDYSKSIFIKLIGKIVPISNRLHGEKFFFRKNNILYATPLFAILFLIEGSDVLFAIDSIPAIFSITTDPFIVYTSNIFAMLGLRSLYFVLSNMNNQFRYVKQGVALILVFTGIKLSVLLFGIHISIVVSLMVIFTLLIGSVVMSILANKREKIREGMIKNDIIS is encoded by the coding sequence ATGGAAACTAGAAAAGCTATTAAATGGGTAGTGTTTTGGGTATCTCTATCTTTAGTTTTTAATTTAGGGATATATTTCTTTATGGGAATGGATAAGGCACTAGAGTATCTTGGAGGTTATGTTATTGAGGAAACATTAAGTCTTGATAATTTATTTCTTTTCCTCATTATATTTGAGAATTTTAATATACCTTCAAATTATCAAAGAAGAGTGCTTAACTTTGGAATAATAGGTGCTATAATACTAAGATTTATTTTTGTAGTCTTTGGAGTAAGTGTAGTTAGTGAGTTTGGGTGGGTTTTATACATATTTGGATTTATTCTAATTATAAGTGGTGTGAAAATGTTAAGGGATAAGGAAGAGGTAAATAGGGATTATTCAAAGAGTATTTTTATAAAGCTTATTGGAAAAATAGTTCCTATATCTAATAGGCTTCATGGAGAAAAGTTTTTCTTTAGAAAAAACAATATACTTTATGCAACACCTTTGTTTGCTATTCTTTTCTTAATAGAAGGGTCAGATGTATTATTTGCAATAGATTCTATACCAGCGATATTTTCTATTACAACAGACCCCTTTATAGTATACACCTCTAATATTTTTGCTATGCTTGGTCTTAGAAGTCTTTATTTTGTGCTTTCGAATATGAACAATCAGTTTAGATATGTAAAACAGGGAGTTGCCTTGATTCTTGTTTTTACTGGAATAAAATTATCCGTACTATTGTTTGGAATACATATTTCTATTGTTGTTTCTTTAATGGTTATATTCACTCTTTTAATCGGAAGTGTAGTTATGTCTATATTAGCTAATAAGAGGGAAAAAATAAGAGAAGGTATGATAAAAAACGACATTATTAGTTAA
- a CDS encoding bifunctional diguanylate cyclase/phosphohydrolase has translation MNHIDKKRKESINKMVDSFKLLSLIFSAVGFFYIVFNVVIKFEAIEPFVFSLISSLLAIVYIVDLTLDKRLLNKFKGKIFEYIECTVLLIIYSKLILESGGVFSNYKFVLVIYIILTCIQRSRILSSIVCIYSCLFITIVSYSYYKSLPNVIVNDIPLAISFIGIYIILRIFIIAEENAREKISKIANIDYLTKVYNRRFFNQSLKNSFDEATRLQSYLSIILLDIDYFKKVNDTYGHSFGDKVLSTMAGIIKDEAGKGNVVARYGGEEFAVILPGNNGDEALEVAERIRSRIESHIFYYELGLEEVKITASLGLCTYPDRASTTSQLINRADDALYKAKFLNRNRVEAYDCILEEIKRDVLQNNLDLYMNIKTIMNEINSRDGFTIEHSERMAMYADMFSRDIGLCERDRKLLRYSAYMHDIGKIALTKETLIRREELKDDEIEEYMAHSKEGVELIKDMIPLKEIQKVVLYHHERYDGHGHPSGLKGEDIPYFARIVSIIDAFDSLTSSFDVRTARNLNSSIDKLRLGKGKDFDPELCEIFINAMLKNDKLFYSFNKKNTGEEEVDV, from the coding sequence ATGAATCATATAGATAAGAAAAGAAAAGAATCTATTAATAAAATGGTAGATAGTTTTAAGTTGCTTAGTTTAATATTTTCTGCAGTGGGTTTTTTTTATATAGTTTTCAATGTTGTAATAAAATTTGAAGCTATTGAACCTTTTGTTTTTTCTTTGATTTCCTCACTTCTTGCTATAGTGTATATTGTAGATTTAACTCTTGATAAAAGGCTTCTAAATAAATTTAAAGGTAAGATATTTGAGTATATTGAATGCACAGTGCTTCTTATAATTTACAGTAAGCTTATCCTAGAGTCCGGGGGAGTTTTTAGTAATTATAAGTTTGTATTAGTTATTTATATAATTTTAACTTGTATTCAAAGAAGTCGTATTTTGTCTAGTATAGTATGTATCTATTCTTGTCTTTTTATAACTATAGTAAGTTATAGTTACTACAAATCTCTACCAAATGTTATTGTTAATGATATTCCCCTAGCTATAAGTTTTATAGGTATATACATTATTCTTAGAATATTTATAATAGCTGAGGAAAATGCAAGGGAAAAAATATCAAAGATTGCTAATATTGATTATCTAACTAAGGTTTACAATAGAAGATTTTTTAACCAGTCTCTTAAAAATAGCTTTGATGAGGCAACGAGGTTACAAAGTTATCTCTCTATAATTCTACTTGATATTGATTATTTTAAAAAGGTAAATGATACCTATGGACATTCCTTTGGAGATAAAGTTTTAAGTACAATGGCAGGGATAATTAAGGATGAAGCTGGTAAGGGAAATGTAGTAGCAAGATATGGGGGAGAGGAGTTTGCAGTAATACTCCCAGGAAATAACGGAGATGAAGCCTTAGAGGTAGCAGAGAGAATAAGAAGCCGAATAGAGAGTCATATCTTCTATTATGAGCTTGGACTTGAAGAAGTTAAGATAACTGCATCTCTTGGATTGTGTACCTATCCTGATAGAGCATCTACAACATCACAGCTTATTAATAGAGCAGATGATGCTCTTTATAAAGCTAAGTTTTTAAATAGGAATCGTGTAGAGGCATATGATTGTATATTAGAAGAAATTAAGAGAGATGTACTTCAAAATAATTTAGACCTTTATATGAATATAAAAACAATTATGAATGAAATCAATTCGAGAGATGGATTTACCATTGAGCATAGTGAAAGAATGGCTATGTATGCGGATATGTTTTCAAGGGATATTGGACTTTGTGAAAGGGATAGAAAGCTTTTAAGGTATTCGGCTTATATGCATGATATAGGAAAAATAGCTTTAACTAAGGAAACCTTAATTAGAAGAGAAGAGTTAAAGGATGATGAGATAGAGGAATATATGGCACACTCTAAGGAGGGTGTAGAATTAATAAAGGATATGATTCCTTTAAAAGAAATCCAAAAAGTGGTATTGTATCATCACGAAAGATACGATGGCCATGGTCATCCAAGTGGACTTAAGGGAGAAGATATACCTTACTTTGCTAGGATAGTATCTATTATAGATGCATTTGATTCTCTTACATCTTCCTTTGATGTAAGAACAGCCAGAAATCTTAACAGTTCTATTGATAAACTAAGGCTAGGAAAAGGAAAGGATTTTGATCCAGAACTTTGCGAGATTTTTATTAATGCTATGCTAAAGAATGATAAATTATTCTATAGCTTTAATAAAAAGAATACAGGTGAAGAGGAAGTAGATGTATAA
- a CDS encoding ATP-binding protein, whose amino-acid sequence MGIRKIVSINEEKCTGCGVCIIDCHEGALQIVDGKAKIVNDVYCDGLGDCLKGCPEDAITIIEREAVDFSEEAVKIHLENKKKASIPKMEQAPKRHFGGCPSSRSINLDSKDSALTQWPVQLTLLNPAAPYLKNADLLVTADCVPFAYKSYHEDFLKGRKLAVGCPKLDNVESYIEKLTEIIEVNELKSITVLKMEVPCCQGIARAVEMAREASGIEIEINLVTVSINGEILGREVV is encoded by the coding sequence ATGGGAATTAGAAAGATTGTAAGTATAAATGAAGAAAAATGCACAGGATGTGGAGTTTGTATAATAGATTGTCATGAAGGAGCACTTCAAATAGTAGATGGAAAAGCTAAGATAGTTAATGATGTTTACTGTGATGGACTTGGAGATTGCTTAAAGGGCTGTCCAGAAGATGCTATTACAATAATTGAAAGAGAAGCTGTAGACTTTAGTGAAGAAGCTGTTAAGATTCATCTAGAAAACAAGAAAAAAGCTTCAATACCAAAAATGGAGCAAGCGCCAAAGAGACACTTTGGAGGATGTCCTTCAAGTAGATCAATTAATCTTGATTCAAAGGATTCTGCGCTAACACAGTGGCCAGTGCAGCTAACACTATTAAATCCAGCTGCACCATACCTTAAAAATGCGGATTTACTAGTTACTGCAGACTGTGTACCATTTGCATATAAGTCTTATCATGAAGATTTCTTAAAGGGAAGAAAACTTGCAGTAGGTTGTCCAAAGCTTGATAATGTAGAAAGTTACATTGAAAAGCTAACAGAAATCATAGAAGTTAATGAACTTAAGAGTATTACAGTTCTTAAAATGGAAGTACCATGTTGTCAAGGAATTGCAAGAGCTGTAGAAATGGCAAGGGAAGCTTCTGGAATTGAAATAGAAATTAATCTTGTAACTGTATCTATAAATGGAGAAATTCTTGGTAGAGAAGTTGTATAG
- a CDS encoding undecaprenyl-diphosphate phosphatase translates to MSINIIMIFKAILLGIVEGLTEFLPVSSTGHLILVGDSLSFTGKFANAFNVVIQVGAIFAVVLYFWNKLFPKLNDKRQSKRVFTLWGKVIIGAIPAAVLGLMLDDYIEAHFFNSRVVAYALIIGAILLLISDKSNKRVRCETVEELTIVDSFMVGVFQCMALCPGMSRSASTIIGGRFMGLSREVAAEFSFFLALPTLGGAALLKLVKIGLDFTGFEWVLIGVGTFVSFIVALLVIALFMEYVKKKSLAPFAYYRIILGAIVLFMVFSGKLI, encoded by the coding sequence ATGAGTATAAATATTATAATGATTTTTAAGGCAATCTTGCTTGGTATAGTTGAGGGACTTACAGAGTTTCTTCCTGTTTCATCAACAGGGCATTTAATTTTAGTTGGAGACTCCTTAAGTTTTACAGGAAAGTTCGCTAATGCTTTTAATGTTGTTATACAAGTAGGTGCAATATTTGCAGTTGTTCTTTATTTTTGGAACAAGCTATTTCCAAAGCTAAATGATAAGAGACAATCAAAAAGAGTCTTTACTTTATGGGGGAAGGTTATAATAGGTGCTATTCCTGCAGCAGTACTTGGACTTATGCTTGATGACTACATAGAAGCTCACTTCTTTAATTCAAGGGTAGTTGCATATGCTTTAATAATAGGAGCTATTCTTCTTCTTATATCTGATAAGAGTAATAAGAGAGTAAGATGTGAAACAGTTGAGGAACTTACTATAGTAGATTCATTTATGGTAGGTGTATTCCAATGTATGGCGCTATGTCCAGGAATGTCAAGGTCAGCATCAACTATTATAGGTGGACGTTTTATGGGTCTATCAAGAGAAGTTGCAGCTGAATTTTCATTTTTTCTAGCTCTTCCAACACTTGGTGGAGCAGCACTGCTAAAGCTAGTGAAGATAGGACTAGATTTTACTGGTTTTGAGTGGGTACTTATAGGGGTAGGTACATTTGTATCATTTATTGTTGCTCTTTTAGTTATTGCATTATTCATGGAATATGTTAAGAAAAAGAGCCTTGCACCATTTGCGTACTATAGAATTATACTAGGTGCAATAGTACTATTTATGGTGTTTTCAGGGAAGCTAATATAG
- a CDS encoding efflux RND transporter periplasmic adaptor subunit, which yields MKRKKAIIITTLVAVILLIVGTVTVKLKSTKQEVSLDTVKRGKLQKIASITGEVISNSNFETLLNPSMKVSSVNFKEGDIVNKGDVILSYDSSDVSDQLKKARLNLEYQKELQSQASSQKSQTQTQNIPNGAQGNVPPEVINEIISSNNKTPQVNEKAQKLQVDMAENDVKSLEKKLNSFKVTSPIKGKITKLNATKGTIPAQGSLLQVNDTSNLKIRLSLSQYDSALIKKGQKASIKISGIDKSFSGEVIYVSDVAEAPSPTSTEKVILADVSINEDSSNVKIGFEAECSITLSEKNSTYISFDSIKKDKSGTYVYVVEGEKLKKRYIKTGLETDFEIEVTNGLKEGDKYVKSPSETLKEGDVVSTKEVKND from the coding sequence ATGAAAAGAAAAAAAGCTATTATTATTACAACCTTAGTAGCTGTTATTTTATTAATAGTTGGTACTGTAACTGTAAAATTAAAATCAACAAAACAAGAAGTATCTTTAGATACAGTTAAGAGAGGAAAACTTCAAAAAATAGCTTCTATAACTGGTGAAGTAATTTCAAATAGCAATTTCGAGACTCTACTAAACCCAAGTATGAAAGTGTCTAGTGTTAACTTTAAAGAAGGAGACATAGTGAATAAAGGGGATGTTATTCTTAGTTATGACTCTTCTGATGTTAGTGATCAACTAAAGAAAGCTCGCCTTAACTTAGAGTATCAAAAAGAACTTCAAAGTCAGGCTTCATCACAAAAATCTCAAACACAAACACAAAATATCCCTAATGGAGCTCAAGGTAATGTTCCACCTGAAGTAATTAACGAGATTATATCATCTAATAATAAAACACCTCAGGTTAATGAAAAAGCACAAAAACTTCAAGTTGATATGGCAGAAAATGATGTAAAATCACTTGAGAAGAAACTAAATTCATTTAAGGTTACATCTCCAATAAAAGGAAAAATAACAAAACTTAATGCTACAAAGGGCACTATTCCTGCCCAAGGTTCCCTACTTCAAGTTAATGATACTTCAAATCTTAAAATAAGATTATCACTTAGTCAGTATGATTCTGCACTAATTAAAAAGGGGCAAAAAGCCTCTATTAAAATTTCTGGAATAGATAAATCCTTCTCAGGTGAAGTAATATATGTATCAGATGTTGCTGAGGCTCCAAGTCCTACATCAACTGAAAAGGTTATACTTGCAGATGTTTCTATAAATGAAGACTCATCAAATGTAAAAATAGGATTTGAAGCTGAGTGTTCCATAACACTATCTGAGAAAAACTCTACATACATATCATTTGACTCTATAAAGAAAGACAAATCAGGAACCTATGTATATGTTGTGGAAGGTGAAAAACTTAAGAAAAGGTATATAAAAACAGGCCTTGAAACTGATTTTGAAATAGAAGTAACAAATGGACTTAAAGAAGGAGATAAATACGTTAAAAGCCCTTCTGAAACTCTTAAGGAAGGAGACGTTGTGTCTACTAAAGAGGTGAAAAATGACTAA
- a CDS encoding ABC transporter ATP-binding protein — MTKPIISIKNLSKVYDTGSIRFEALKDINLSVYNGEYVSIMGTSGSGKSTFMNILGCLDSLTAGEYILDGKDVTTLSDNDLAIVRNKKIGFVFQAFNLLPKLTARENVELPMVYAGIPKGERQKRAMDALRKVGLENRTEHTPPEVSGGQRQRIAIARSLVNNPSILLADEPTGNLDSKSSLEIMNIFDGLSRDGVTIVMVTHEEDIAKFTKRTVTFKDGVIISDKVR; from the coding sequence ATGACTAAGCCTATTATAAGTATAAAAAATTTATCTAAGGTATATGACACAGGAAGTATTAGGTTTGAGGCTCTTAAAGACATTAACCTATCGGTTTATAATGGTGAATACGTATCTATTATGGGGACATCAGGAAGTGGAAAATCTACCTTTATGAATATTCTAGGCTGCCTTGACTCTCTAACAGCAGGAGAATACATACTTGATGGCAAAGACGTTACTACACTTTCAGATAATGACCTTGCAATAGTTCGTAATAAGAAAATAGGATTCGTCTTCCAGGCATTTAACCTACTTCCCAAATTAACAGCCCGTGAAAATGTAGAACTTCCTATGGTTTATGCCGGTATACCCAAGGGAGAAAGACAAAAAAGAGCCATGGATGCCCTTAGAAAAGTAGGCCTTGAAAACAGAACTGAACACACTCCCCCTGAGGTTTCAGGGGGTCAAAGACAAAGAATAGCAATAGCCCGTTCACTTGTAAATAATCCATCTATATTATTAGCAGATGAGCCTACAGGAAACCTTGATAGTAAATCAAGCCTCGAAATTATGAATATATTCGATGGTTTAAGTCGTGATGGAGTTACTATTGTAATGGTTACACATGAAGAGGATATAGCAAAGTTCACCAAAAGAACAGTAACATTCAAAGACGGCGTAATAATATCTGATAAGGTAAGGTGA